The following coding sequences lie in one Oncorhynchus kisutch isolate 150728-3 linkage group LG3, Okis_V2, whole genome shotgun sequence genomic window:
- the LOC109887507 gene encoding ubiquitin carboxyl-terminal hydrolase 47-like isoform X10, whose protein sequence is MEMVPSEENQLVPKEIENASEEPRVLCIVQDTTNAKTVNERLTLNLPASTTLSKLFEDVAHKASYVNGTFDLAWGKTGDMGSLDPSSEMSLTESGFEPGKRNFLQLTDKDGEQPRIASDESGTAGSSGLDDSSQERFIGPLPRDCTVGCSSDYSSPSYSYSSILNKSDTGYVGLVNQAMTCYLNSLLQTLFMTPEFRNALYNWEFEESEEDPVTSIPYQLQRLFLLLQTSKKRAIETTDVTRSFGWDSSEAWQQHDVQELCRVMFDALEQKWKQTEQADLINQLYQGKLKDYVRCLECGYESWRIDTYLDIPLVIRPFGASQAYGSVEEALQAFVQPETLDGANQYFCERCKKKCDARKGLRFLHFPYLLTLQLKRFDFDYTTMHRIKLNDRMSFPEELDMGPFIDVEDEKSPQTESCTDSGAENEGSCHSDQMSNDFSADDGVDEGICLDSASSTERVLKPKSSLTFELFSVMVHSGSAAGGHYYACIKSFSDGQWYSFNDQHVSKITQEDIRKTYGGSSGSRGYYSSAFASSTNAYMLIYRLKDPSRNAKYLDCDDFPEHIKHLVQREKESEEQEKRQREIERNTCKIKLFCMHPVKMMAMMENKLEVHKDKTLREATEMAYKLMELDGVVPLDCCRLVKYDEFHEYLERSYEGEDDTPMGLLLGGVKSSYMFDLLLETRRAEQVFQPYKPGEVMVKVHVVDLKTDTIAPPVSIRAYLNQSITEFKQLIAQATELSAETMRVVLERCYNDLRLLYVPNKTLKAEGFFRSNKVFVESSESPDHQVTFTDSLLWKLLDRHGNTIRLFVSLPVQSPGTNRTICQKVGGDTEECSEGSKGNRNSVEAILEESTEKLKNLSLQQQQGSSTSDSQKSSDTSDFEHIESPSPSQEPDSSSVSAVVAVDNRELENRIRVASGGSDGGAYSDPETQFPGEERSDSEVNNDRSTSSVDSDILSSSHSSDTLCNADSGPIQLANGLDSHSITSSRRSKANEGKKETWDTAEEDSGTDSEYDENGKSKAESYYLYFRAEPYAQEDGSGEGGQKCVLVHVDKRITLSAFKQNLEPFVGVTSTQFKVFRVYANNQEFESVRLNETLSSFSDDNKITIRLGRALKKGEYRVKVYQLLVNDAEPCKFLIDTVFAKGMTVKQSKEELMPQLKDQCKLDLNIDKFRLRKKTWKNPGTVFLDYHVYEEDINISSNWEVFLEVLDGPEKMKSMSQLAVLTRRWTPAQMKLEPFQEVVLESSSVEELKEKLSEISGIPLENLEFAKGRGTFPCDISVLEIHQDLDWNPKVSTLNVWPLYICDDGAVVFYRDSTEEPMEQSEDERNELMKKESSRLLKTGHRVSYSPRKEKALKIYLDGGPVKDPGQD, encoded by the exons ATAGAGAATGCGTCAGAGGAGCCCAGAGTGCTGTGCATAGTCCAGGACACTACCAATGCTAAGACGGTCAACGAGAGGCTCACCCTCAACCTGCCagcctccactactctctccaaactcTTTGAGGATGTGGCCCACAAGGCGAGCTATGTGAACGGCACCTTTGACCTGGCATGGGGCAAGACCGGGGACATG GGGTCGCTGGATCCCAGCAGTGAGATGTCCCTCACTGAGTCTGGGTTCGAGCCCGGGAAGAGGAACTTCCTCCAGCTCACAGACAAGGACGGAGAACAGCCTCGGATTGCGTCG GATGAGTCGGGGACAGCGGGCAGCAGTGGTCTGGATGACAGCTCCCAGGAGCGCTTCATCGGCCCGCTGCCCAGAGACTGCACGGTGGGCTGCAGCAGTGACTACAGCAGCCCCAGCTATTCCTACTCCTCCATCCTCAACAAGTCTGACACAG GATATGTGGGTTTGGTGAACCAGGCCATGACCTGCTATTTGAACAGCCTTCTACAAACTCTGTTTATGACCCCGGAGTTCAGAAATGCACTGTACAA CTGGGAATTTGAGGAGTCGGAGGAAGACCCGGTCACCAGCATCCCTTACCAGCTGCAGAGGCTGTTTTTGCTGCTGCAGACCAGTAAGAAGAGGGCCATCGAGACCACCGACGTGACCCGCAGCTTCGGCTGGGACAGCAGCGAAG CCTGGCAGCAGCATGACGTCCAGGAGCTGTGTAGGGTCATGTTTGATGCCCTGGAGCAGAAATGGAAGCAGACAGAGCAG GCTGACCTGATTAACCAGCTGTACCAGGGGAAGCTGAAGGACTATGTGCGCTGTCTGGAGTGTGGCTATGAGAGCTGGAGGATCGACACCTACCTGGACATCCCTCTGGTCATCAGACCCTTTGGGGCCAGCCAGGCTTATGGCAGCGTG GAGGAGGCTCTGCAGGCCTTCGTCCAGCCAGAGACTCTGGATGGGGCCAACCAGTATTTCTGTGAGCGCTGCAAGAAAAAATGTGATGCCCGTAAG GGGCTGAGGTTTCTGCACTTTCCCTACCTGTTGACTTTGCAGCTGAAGCGTTTTGACTTTGACTACACCACTATGCACCGCATCAAACTCAACGACCGCATGTCCTTCCCTGAGGAGCTGGACATGGGTCCTTTCATCGACGTGGAGGACGAG AAATCTCCTCAAACGGAGAGCTGCACTGACAGCGGGGCAGAGAATGAAGGCAGTTGCCACAGTGACCAGATGAGCAACGACTTCTCGGCAGACGACGGTGTTGATGAGGGCATCTGCCTGGACAGCGCCAGCAGTACTGAGAGGGTCCTGAAGCCAAAG AGTTCATTGACCTTTGAGCTGTTCTCGGTCATGGTCCATTCGGGCAGCGCTGCAGGTGGCCACTACTATGCTTGCATTAAGTCCTTCAGCGATGGCCAGTGGTACAGTTTCAACGACCAGCACGTCAGCAAG ATCACCCAGGAAGACATCAGGAAAACATATGGAGGGTCCTCGGGGAGCAGAGGCTATTACTCCAGTGCCTTTGCCAG CTCTACGAATGCGTATATGCTGATTTATAGGTTGAAAGACCCCTCAAGGAATGCAA AGTATCTGGATTGTGATGACTTCCCTGAGCACATAAAGCATCTGGTCCAGAGGGAGAAGGAGTCTGAGGAGCAGGAGAAAAGACAGAGGGAGATTGAGCGCAATACCTGCAAG ATCAAGTTGTTCTGCATGCATCCGGTGAAGATGATGGCTATGATGGAGAACAAGCTGGAAGTGCACAAGGACAAGACGCTCAGAGAGGCAACAGAGATGGCCTACAAG CTCATGGAACTGGATGGGGTGGTCCCGCTGGACTGCTGTCGCCTGGTCAAGTACGATGAGTTCCATGAGTACCTGGAGCGTTCGTACGAGGGCGAGGACGACACCCCCATGGGGCTGCTGCTGGGCGGGGTCAAGTCGTCCTACATGTTTGACCTGCTGCTGGAGACCCGCAGAGCTGAACAAGTCTTCCAGCCATACAAACCTGGAG aggTGATGGTGAAGGTTCACGTGGTGGATCTGAAGACGGACACTATCGCCCCTCCCGTCAGCATCAGGGCCTATCTAAACCAGTCAATCACTGAGTTCAAGCAGCTCATTGCACAG GCCACAGAGCTCTCAGCCGAAACCATGCGTGTCGTCCTGGAGCGCTGCTATAATGACCTTCGGCTTCTCTACGTGCCCAACAAGACACTGAAAGCAGAGGGTTTCTTCAGGAGCAACAAG GTTTTTGTGGAAAGCTCTGAATCCCCAGATCACCAGGTCACCTTCACTGATTCCCTCTTGTGGAAACTGCTGGATCGCCATGGAAACACAATCCGCCTGTTTGTCTCGCTGCCTGTGCAATCCCCCGGCACCAACCGAACTATTTGCCAAAAAGTTGGTGGCGACACTGAGGAGTGCTCTGAGGGGTCAAAGGGCAACAGGAATTCCGTAGAGGCCATCCTGGAGGAGAGCACAGAGAAGCTGAAGAACCTGTCCCTCCAGCAGCAGCAGGGCTCCAGCACCAGTGACAGCCAGAAGAGCTCAGACACCAGCGACTTCGAGCACATCGagtccccctcaccctctcagGAACCAGACTCCTCCTCCGTATCTGCTGTTGTTGCAGTCGACAACCGAGAGCTGGAGAACCGGATCCGGGTGGCCAGCGGGGGGAGCGACGGGGGGGCCTACTCTGACCCGGAAACCCAGTTCCCTGGGGAGGAGCGCTCCGACTCTGAGGTGAACAACGACCGCAGCACGAGCTCAGTGGACAGTGACATCCTGAGCTCCAGCCACAGCAGTGACACGCTGTGCAACGCCGACAGCGGCCCCATCCAGCTGGCCAACGGGCTGGACTCACACAGCATCACCAGCAGCCGCCGCTCCAAGGCCAACGAGGGCAAGAAAGAGACGTGGGACACAGCCGAGGAGGACAGTGGCACGGACAGCGAGTATGACGAGAACGGGAAGAGCAAGGCAGAATCCTATTACCTCTACTTCAGAGCAGAACCATATGCACAGGAGGACGGCTCTGGGGAAGGAGGCCAGAAAT GTGTACTGGTCCACGTGGATAAGAGGATAACTCTGTCAGCATTCAAACAGAACCTGGAGCCTTTCGTGGGGGTCACCTCTACCCAGTTCAAAGTGTTCCGCGTCTACGCCAACAACCAGGAGTTTGAGAGTGTACGGCTCAACGagaccctctcctccttctctgacGACAACAAG ATAACCATTCGATTAGGCAGAGCACTGAAGAAGGGCGAGTATCGGGTGAAAGTGTACCAGCTACTAGTGAATGATGCGGAG CCCTGTAAGTTCCTCATAGACACAGTGTTTGCTAAGGGCATGACTGTGAAACAGTCCAAAGAGGAGCTAATGCCTCAGCTGAAAGACCAATGCAAGCTGGACCTCAACATCGACAA GTTCCGTCTCAGGAAGAAGACGTGGAAGAACCCAGGGACAGTGTTTCTGGACTACCACGTCTatgaggaggacatcaacatcTCCAGTAACTGGGAGGTCTTTCTGGAGGTTCTAGATG GACCGGAGAAGATGAAGTCCATGTCCCAGCTGGCTGTGCTCACCCGCCGCTGGACCCCCGCCCAGATGAAGCTGGAGCCCTTCCAGGAAGTGGTTCTGGAGAGCAGCAGTGTGGAGGAACTCAaggaaaag ctcagtGAAATAAGTGGTATTCCTCTTGAAAACCTGGAGTTTGCCAAG GGGCGTGGAACATTTCCTTGTGATATCTCGGTTTTGGAGATCCATCAGGATCTGGACTGGAACCCTAAAGTGTCCACTCTGAATGTGTGGCCTCTGTACATCTGTGATGATGGTGCTGTGGTCTTCTACAG GGACAGCACAGAGGAGCCTATGGAACAGTCAGAAGATGAACGCAATGAGCTGATGAAGAAGGAGAGCAGCCGGCTGCTGAAGACTGGCCACCGGGTCAGTTACTCACCTCGTAAGGAGAAGGCCCTTAAGATCTACCTGGATGGGGGCCCGGTCAAGGACCCGGGGCAGGACTGA
- the LOC109887507 gene encoding ubiquitin carboxyl-terminal hydrolase 47-like isoform X3: MEMVPSEENQLVPKEGMFWSCRQSIFDEMKKRFSQIENASEEPRVLCIVQDTTNAKTVNERLTLNLPASTTLSKLFEDVAHKASYVNGTFDLAWGKTGDMGSLDPSSEMSLTESGFEPGKRNFLQLTDKDGEQPRIASDESGTAGSSGLDDSSQERFIGPLPRDCTVGCSSDYSSPSYSYSSILNKSDTGYVGLVNQAMTCYLNSLLQTLFMTPEFRNALYNWEFEESEEDPVTSIPYQLQRLFLLLQTSKKRAIETTDVTRSFGWDSSEAWQQHDVQELCRVMFDALEQKWKQTEQQQFSPLTADLINQLYQGKLKDYVRCLECGYESWRIDTYLDIPLVIRPFGASQAYGSVEEALQAFVQPETLDGANQYFCERCKKKCDARKGLRFLHFPYLLTLQLKRFDFDYTTMHRIKLNDRMSFPEELDMGPFIDVEDEKSPQTESCTDSGAENEGSCHSDQMSNDFSADDGVDEGICLDSASSTERVLKPKSSLTFELFSVMVHSGSAAGGHYYACIKSFSDGQWYSFNDQHVSKITQEDIRKTYGGSSGSRGYYSSAFASSTNAYMLIYRLKDPSRNAKYLDCDDFPEHIKHLVQREKESEEQEKRQREIERNTCKIKLFCMHPVKMMAMMENKLEVHKDKTLREATEMAYKLMELDGVVPLDCCRLVKYDEFHEYLERSYEGEDDTPMGLLLGGVKSSYMFDLLLETRRAEQVFQPYKPGEVMVKVHVVDLKTDTIAPPVSIRAYLNQSITEFKQLIAQATELSAETMRVVLERCYNDLRLLYVPNKTLKAEGFFRSNKVFVESSESPDHQVTFTDSLLWKLLDRHGNTIRLFVSLPVQSPGTNRTICQKVGGDTEECSEGSKGNRNSVEAILEESTEKLKNLSLQQQQGSSTSDSQKSSDTSDFEHIESPSPSQEPDSSSVSAVVAVDNRELENRIRVASGGSDGGAYSDPETQFPGEERSDSEVNNDRSTSSVDSDILSSSHSSDTLCNADSGPIQLANGLDSHSITSSRRSKANEGKKETWDTAEEDSGTDSEYDENGKSKAESYYLYFRAEPYAQEDGSGEGGQKCVLVHVDKRITLSAFKQNLEPFVGVTSTQFKVFRVYANNQEFESVRLNETLSSFSDDNKITIRLGRALKKGEYRVKVYQLLVNDAEPCKFLIDTVFAKGMTVKQSKEELMPQLKDQCKLDLNIDKFRLRKKTWKNPGTVFLDYHVYEEDINISSNWEVFLEVLDGPEKMKSMSQLAVLTRRWTPAQMKLEPFQEVVLESSSVEELKEKLSEISGIPLENLEFAKGRGTFPCDISVLEIHQDLDWNPKVSTLNVWPLYICDDGAVVFYRDSTEEPMEQSEDERNELMKKESSRLLKTGHRVSYSPRKEKALKIYLDGGPVKDPGQD; the protein is encoded by the exons GGTATGTTTTGGAGTTGCAGGCAGAGTATTTTCGATGAGATGAAGAAGAGGTTTTCTCAG ATAGAGAATGCGTCAGAGGAGCCCAGAGTGCTGTGCATAGTCCAGGACACTACCAATGCTAAGACGGTCAACGAGAGGCTCACCCTCAACCTGCCagcctccactactctctccaaactcTTTGAGGATGTGGCCCACAAGGCGAGCTATGTGAACGGCACCTTTGACCTGGCATGGGGCAAGACCGGGGACATG GGGTCGCTGGATCCCAGCAGTGAGATGTCCCTCACTGAGTCTGGGTTCGAGCCCGGGAAGAGGAACTTCCTCCAGCTCACAGACAAGGACGGAGAACAGCCTCGGATTGCGTCG GATGAGTCGGGGACAGCGGGCAGCAGTGGTCTGGATGACAGCTCCCAGGAGCGCTTCATCGGCCCGCTGCCCAGAGACTGCACGGTGGGCTGCAGCAGTGACTACAGCAGCCCCAGCTATTCCTACTCCTCCATCCTCAACAAGTCTGACACAG GATATGTGGGTTTGGTGAACCAGGCCATGACCTGCTATTTGAACAGCCTTCTACAAACTCTGTTTATGACCCCGGAGTTCAGAAATGCACTGTACAA CTGGGAATTTGAGGAGTCGGAGGAAGACCCGGTCACCAGCATCCCTTACCAGCTGCAGAGGCTGTTTTTGCTGCTGCAGACCAGTAAGAAGAGGGCCATCGAGACCACCGACGTGACCCGCAGCTTCGGCTGGGACAGCAGCGAAG CCTGGCAGCAGCATGACGTCCAGGAGCTGTGTAGGGTCATGTTTGATGCCCTGGAGCAGAAATGGAAGCAGACAGAGCAG CAGCAGTTTTCTCCACTTACG GCTGACCTGATTAACCAGCTGTACCAGGGGAAGCTGAAGGACTATGTGCGCTGTCTGGAGTGTGGCTATGAGAGCTGGAGGATCGACACCTACCTGGACATCCCTCTGGTCATCAGACCCTTTGGGGCCAGCCAGGCTTATGGCAGCGTG GAGGAGGCTCTGCAGGCCTTCGTCCAGCCAGAGACTCTGGATGGGGCCAACCAGTATTTCTGTGAGCGCTGCAAGAAAAAATGTGATGCCCGTAAG GGGCTGAGGTTTCTGCACTTTCCCTACCTGTTGACTTTGCAGCTGAAGCGTTTTGACTTTGACTACACCACTATGCACCGCATCAAACTCAACGACCGCATGTCCTTCCCTGAGGAGCTGGACATGGGTCCTTTCATCGACGTGGAGGACGAG AAATCTCCTCAAACGGAGAGCTGCACTGACAGCGGGGCAGAGAATGAAGGCAGTTGCCACAGTGACCAGATGAGCAACGACTTCTCGGCAGACGACGGTGTTGATGAGGGCATCTGCCTGGACAGCGCCAGCAGTACTGAGAGGGTCCTGAAGCCAAAG AGTTCATTGACCTTTGAGCTGTTCTCGGTCATGGTCCATTCGGGCAGCGCTGCAGGTGGCCACTACTATGCTTGCATTAAGTCCTTCAGCGATGGCCAGTGGTACAGTTTCAACGACCAGCACGTCAGCAAG ATCACCCAGGAAGACATCAGGAAAACATATGGAGGGTCCTCGGGGAGCAGAGGCTATTACTCCAGTGCCTTTGCCAG CTCTACGAATGCGTATATGCTGATTTATAGGTTGAAAGACCCCTCAAGGAATGCAA AGTATCTGGATTGTGATGACTTCCCTGAGCACATAAAGCATCTGGTCCAGAGGGAGAAGGAGTCTGAGGAGCAGGAGAAAAGACAGAGGGAGATTGAGCGCAATACCTGCAAG ATCAAGTTGTTCTGCATGCATCCGGTGAAGATGATGGCTATGATGGAGAACAAGCTGGAAGTGCACAAGGACAAGACGCTCAGAGAGGCAACAGAGATGGCCTACAAG CTCATGGAACTGGATGGGGTGGTCCCGCTGGACTGCTGTCGCCTGGTCAAGTACGATGAGTTCCATGAGTACCTGGAGCGTTCGTACGAGGGCGAGGACGACACCCCCATGGGGCTGCTGCTGGGCGGGGTCAAGTCGTCCTACATGTTTGACCTGCTGCTGGAGACCCGCAGAGCTGAACAAGTCTTCCAGCCATACAAACCTGGAG aggTGATGGTGAAGGTTCACGTGGTGGATCTGAAGACGGACACTATCGCCCCTCCCGTCAGCATCAGGGCCTATCTAAACCAGTCAATCACTGAGTTCAAGCAGCTCATTGCACAG GCCACAGAGCTCTCAGCCGAAACCATGCGTGTCGTCCTGGAGCGCTGCTATAATGACCTTCGGCTTCTCTACGTGCCCAACAAGACACTGAAAGCAGAGGGTTTCTTCAGGAGCAACAAG GTTTTTGTGGAAAGCTCTGAATCCCCAGATCACCAGGTCACCTTCACTGATTCCCTCTTGTGGAAACTGCTGGATCGCCATGGAAACACAATCCGCCTGTTTGTCTCGCTGCCTGTGCAATCCCCCGGCACCAACCGAACTATTTGCCAAAAAGTTGGTGGCGACACTGAGGAGTGCTCTGAGGGGTCAAAGGGCAACAGGAATTCCGTAGAGGCCATCCTGGAGGAGAGCACAGAGAAGCTGAAGAACCTGTCCCTCCAGCAGCAGCAGGGCTCCAGCACCAGTGACAGCCAGAAGAGCTCAGACACCAGCGACTTCGAGCACATCGagtccccctcaccctctcagGAACCAGACTCCTCCTCCGTATCTGCTGTTGTTGCAGTCGACAACCGAGAGCTGGAGAACCGGATCCGGGTGGCCAGCGGGGGGAGCGACGGGGGGGCCTACTCTGACCCGGAAACCCAGTTCCCTGGGGAGGAGCGCTCCGACTCTGAGGTGAACAACGACCGCAGCACGAGCTCAGTGGACAGTGACATCCTGAGCTCCAGCCACAGCAGTGACACGCTGTGCAACGCCGACAGCGGCCCCATCCAGCTGGCCAACGGGCTGGACTCACACAGCATCACCAGCAGCCGCCGCTCCAAGGCCAACGAGGGCAAGAAAGAGACGTGGGACACAGCCGAGGAGGACAGTGGCACGGACAGCGAGTATGACGAGAACGGGAAGAGCAAGGCAGAATCCTATTACCTCTACTTCAGAGCAGAACCATATGCACAGGAGGACGGCTCTGGGGAAGGAGGCCAGAAAT GTGTACTGGTCCACGTGGATAAGAGGATAACTCTGTCAGCATTCAAACAGAACCTGGAGCCTTTCGTGGGGGTCACCTCTACCCAGTTCAAAGTGTTCCGCGTCTACGCCAACAACCAGGAGTTTGAGAGTGTACGGCTCAACGagaccctctcctccttctctgacGACAACAAG ATAACCATTCGATTAGGCAGAGCACTGAAGAAGGGCGAGTATCGGGTGAAAGTGTACCAGCTACTAGTGAATGATGCGGAG CCCTGTAAGTTCCTCATAGACACAGTGTTTGCTAAGGGCATGACTGTGAAACAGTCCAAAGAGGAGCTAATGCCTCAGCTGAAAGACCAATGCAAGCTGGACCTCAACATCGACAA GTTCCGTCTCAGGAAGAAGACGTGGAAGAACCCAGGGACAGTGTTTCTGGACTACCACGTCTatgaggaggacatcaacatcTCCAGTAACTGGGAGGTCTTTCTGGAGGTTCTAGATG GACCGGAGAAGATGAAGTCCATGTCCCAGCTGGCTGTGCTCACCCGCCGCTGGACCCCCGCCCAGATGAAGCTGGAGCCCTTCCAGGAAGTGGTTCTGGAGAGCAGCAGTGTGGAGGAACTCAaggaaaag ctcagtGAAATAAGTGGTATTCCTCTTGAAAACCTGGAGTTTGCCAAG GGGCGTGGAACATTTCCTTGTGATATCTCGGTTTTGGAGATCCATCAGGATCTGGACTGGAACCCTAAAGTGTCCACTCTGAATGTGTGGCCTCTGTACATCTGTGATGATGGTGCTGTGGTCTTCTACAG GGACAGCACAGAGGAGCCTATGGAACAGTCAGAAGATGAACGCAATGAGCTGATGAAGAAGGAGAGCAGCCGGCTGCTGAAGACTGGCCACCGGGTCAGTTACTCACCTCGTAAGGAGAAGGCCCTTAAGATCTACCTGGATGGGGGCCCGGTCAAGGACCCGGGGCAGGACTGA